AAAGTGGCCCGATAGATCCTATCTCTCTGCTCGCCTCGCAGGTATGTGGGATGTGAAGGATGATGTTATGGTCGCTGAAGATATAACAGTGGACTAGATCAGCTATGCCCGAGGACCTCCTTTTAAACCAGTCTGCGCTCTTTCCCTTCCAAAACGAAGTGCACATGGTCTTTCCTTGCAACAGTGGCAATCCCCTGCCTCATCTTCCTTCTCCAGTCTTCTTGCTGCCTCCCCATGTAATCTCACAAGACTTGCTTGCTTTGTTGTGAGGATTAGCAAAGATAGTTCAGGAAATTCCTCTAGCTGGCTCTATGAGATAGCGCTGACACCGGCTCTCCTCCCCGATGAGGGATGAGGCACAGAGAGGGGCAGCAagctgcccaaggtcacacaggtaCATGATCTGGCTCCCATGTCTGCCCCTAGCCagtccctcccccagctccccattCTCCCCCACACTAAGCACAGCCATGCTACTTGGTTGCTATTAAGATCTGGGAGAATCATTCTGGGCTGGAGCTAGTAAGAGGAAAATACTGGGAAGTCGGCTCTGCTCATGCGAAGGCCCAGCGGTCTTTTGTAGAGAATGGGTACAGctggagaaggtgtgtgtgtgtgtgtgtgtgtgtgtgtgtgtgtgagtgtgtgtgtgagagtgtgtgtgagtgtgtgtgtgagtgtgagagtatgtgtgtgagagtgtgtgtgagtgtgtgagagagtgtgtgtgagtgtgtgtgagtgtgagtgtgtgagtgtgagtgtgtatgagtatgtgagtgtgagtgtgtgagtgtgagtgtgtatgagtatgtgagtgtgagtgtgtgagtgtgagtgagtgtgtgtgagtgtgtgtgtgtgtgtatgcacgtgacTAGGAAGCATATTTAGTGAGAAACCTGGGCTTGGGATTCCCGGTAGGGAGGACTTGGGTGTGGGATGAGGGGCAGTGCAGGGCTCAAGTGTCCCTGAGCGGTAGGTCCAAGTCAGCACGGGCTCTGGCCAGAGGAGCCGCCCCCACCCACCTGAGATTTCCTGAATTCCAGCTGTGGCTCTGGTTCCTTCTGCAGGCAAAGGGGCCCTTGTGGTCAGCTGCCTCTACTCCCCCTTTCAGACACACACCTCCATTCAGGCTGGCCCCGCCCCTGGGGGTTGATAAGGCATTCTCCCCCTCTGGTCCCCTCCAGTGTGCTGCTGCCGCTGGCTGTCCGAGTTGCTGCAACCATGAAGGTCACCTCCGGTCCAGCCTTTGCTCTCTGtagcctgctcctcctgctgctgctgctacaggTCCCTGACAGCCTTGCTCTTGCCCCCCAGCCTAGAGGTAAGGAGACCGTGGATGATGGGGACACTGGATCTGTGACCCTTGACAAATGGCCTGTGTGGGGGGGGAGCTGagcacagagacagatggaggctAAGTGGGAATCAGGGTTGGAGGGTGTCGGCTCAGGGAGGGCAGTGGAGATAATGGTATTAGTGAGAGCCACCGGGACAGGTGACCCTCAGGGCCACACATGCCACAGGGACCAGAAGCTCCCCAAGAGTCAGCCAGAGTCAGGAGCGGTGCCAGGCCCAGGGCTCTGTGAGTGCGACGCAGGACTGGACTCGCAGGGACCATGCTCTGGCAGCCCCAGTCTGCGCCATGAGGTAGCCCCAGAGCCACAAGGGGTCAGGTTCTGAGTCTCGGGTATGGTCAACTCTACCTCTGGATCCCACTTCTCTAGTTGGAGGCTGAGCAGGCAGGGAACATCTGTCACCGTAGATAGAGAACATGCCTAAGGAAGGTCTCCCAAGAAACCCAGATGCCAGGACTTTGAGGCACATCTttccttttctggtcctttgTACCCAACAGGGAATGGACTTGTTCCTAGGTGGCAAGGGCTGGGCAGGGCAGCCTGTCACAGAACCCAGCTCTGCCATAGGAACAGACATCCATTCTCAGCTTAGTCTCCTTTTGTACGGATGGGAAATGGGGTTCAAAAATGTGCTACCCGCTTCCCCGGGGCCACAGAGCGGACGAGCCAGGGTCTGAGCCCATGCCTGTCCCATCCACTGCTGACACCTCCCAGTCATGGGTGCTGCCTTGCTGGAGATCCGGGGGAACATTGTTTCTAGGGTCGGGGTGTCTTGGGGCCCACCTGGCAAGGGTGACAAGGTGGCACCAGGAATTCCTGCTTCTTTCCTGTTCCGGGAGGGAAGTGGCTCCAAATTTGCTGATGGGGAGACAGTGGGTACCCTGATGACCCTTAAGGCTGTGCCAGccttagtccccccccccccccggctaaCGTTCTGCCAGCAAGCCAGGCTAGTCTCCACATGCCTTTGCTTGTTCTTGGAGGTTCCTGCAAAGAGGAGCAGGGAAGAAGTATGTGGTCTAAGACCAGAGGGGTCTCCCGGCTTCCTCCCCACGGGCTGAGCCACATGCCTGAGACTATACCCTGAGCTGAGGACCTACCTAGGTCACTGATACCCAGTCTGGGCTCTCTGGagcccaaggccacacctctgataTCTGTCCTTActctctgtctccccactgtCCCCCTCTTAGGGCACCTCTGCCGGACCCGGCCCACGGACCTGGTGTTTGTTGTCGATAGCTCTCGCAGCGTGAGACCCGTGGAGTTTGAGAAGGTGAAGGTGTTCCTGTCTCAGGTCATTGAGTCACTGGATGTGGGGCCCAATGCCACGAGGGTGGGCTTGGTCAACTACGCCAGCACTGTGAAACCAGAGTTCCCGCTCCGGGCGCACGGCTCCAAGGCCTCGCTGCTGCAAGCTGTGCGTCGCATCCAGCCGCTGTCCACGGGTACCATGACTGGCCTGGCTCTGCAATTCGCCATCACCAAGGCCTTGAGTGATGCTGAGGGTGGACGCGCCAGATCTCCCGACATCAGCAAGGTATGGAGCACCGGATGGTTGGAGTCTGGGATGAAGCCGTAGGGTTCTCTGGGCCTCTCTGTTCAGAGCAACTGTTTTAGAAACGAGAGAGTCATTGCAAACATTACTCTGTAGAAGTGGCGGTGCTAGGGTTGAGATCTTCCCTCGAGCAGAGAGGGGCGAGCCAGGTGCTTATATTGTGAAGGTAAGAACTCCCCTGCCTTGCTGTCCCATACTAACACTGGCCACCGAGAGAATGCGCTATTCTTAAGCAcaatgcctcagtttccccacctatGAAGTGGAGCACTGATAATCTCTCTTGTAGTTCAGCTCAGTAGCGTGCCTGGTACCCAGCATGCACCAGTGTACTTTGCCAGCCTGTGCTTGGGAAGGCGAGACAGTCCCGAGTCACCACGGCGGGTTCCAGAGGCGTGTGGAACCGACACATTGTCTTTTCTCTGAGGCCATCTCAGCTCTCGTTGGCCTGGGAAGTCACCATTTACCTGCCCCAGACCCTGGTCCAGGGAATCACCCCATCCTTAATCCCTTCTGCACCCGACTTTTTAGCACACTGTAGACTATTGCTGGAGCCGAAAGTGCCATTTTACATATGGGGAAACCAGGGTAGAGAAATCATCAACAACTTGCCCAAATTCTCAGTGGCAGAAGTGTTCAGTGACTGTGACACAGGGCCCTAGCCATGTCTAGCCACCAGAGAAGTGAGACCAGATAGCTGCTGGTCTGATCTGTGGTGCCGCTCAAATGATTTAGCTAGAGATCCTGGGCTTGGAGCTGATGGCCATGCTTAGAGGATGGAATAGCTCCCGGTGATGCTGATGGAGAGAGGTGGTGATAGCGTGCATATCTCTAGAGCAAACTGTTTCCCTTTGATCAGACTGGTGGCCTGAGCAGGCAGGCGAGGACAGGAGGTGACAGGGAGGCTGCTGGGAGTGGGCACCTTCTGTGGTCTTAAGGTGGGGCTGTAGCTCAGAGAGAGAAACCCCAGGGGGCTGCGTTGAGTGTGACAGCTCAGAGTCAGGGCTAGGTTTTACCCCAGGTCCCTGGAGGGCGGGATGTGCAGAATCACTCCCTAGGGGACTATGTGCTGTGTTCTAAAATAACACTTGACCCCTTGGGGCTCCTGCTGGTGAGTCATCTCACTCACCCTGGCCCCACGCCTttccacagaggcagagacccacgGTCAGCAAAGAGGGTCCCAAGGCAGGAGCCCCACTTCTGGCCCAGACCTGCTCTAACTACTTTACAGCCAGGCACCAGGGCACAGGGCAAGAGGGTCTGTGGGAGGGGGGCAATCGGCAGTCCTTTCTTCTCCGAAAGGGGTAGGTGTCATCCTAGGTAGTAAAGGAGGACAAAAGGACATTTTCTTTCAGTGATTCTCTGGATTTGGGATGTTGATCTTCTGGGTCCAAGGCAACACATCCTGAGGCTCCCACCCTCATTCGTATGCCTCGGGTTCCCTCTGGTGATCATTTTGGAGAACTACACTTCACGGGTTTAGTTTCTTGTCTGGGAGATTTCACCCACGCTGACCACGGGGATCTCGGGGAGATCAGAGGCCGTCGTTTCAGCAGCTCGAGCCCCCAGAAAGCTTGAATGTGAGGAAGGCACAGCCCTGTTTGCAGAGTTTCTGTTTGCAGAGTCTCAGGAGGTGAGACGCCACAACCTGCCTGATGGAGAAGTCCTCAGAGGCAGAGTTGGGAGACATCTTAGCCCTCAACTCCCTCTGTAAGAAGAAGCCGATAGCCTTCCTGACTCTTGGGATCtatttcctggtgtgtgtgtgtgtgtgtgtgtgtgtgtgtgtgtgtgtgcgtgcgcgcgcgcgcgcgtccTGGCTGCCACCAGCCCGGTGCCCATGAGCGAATTGCGCTGCCTCTTAGACTTCCGgctcctctgtcagcagtcctgacGGCTTGCTGGAGCTGGTTttcacatgccccccccccccacgtgcaGGTTGTCATCGTGGTGACTGATGGGAGGCCCCAGGACAGCGTGCGGGACGTGTCTGAGCGCGCGAGGGCCAGTGGCATTGAGCTGTTCGCCATCGGCGTGGGCCGCGTGGACAAGGCTACGCTGCGACAGATCGCTAGCGAGCCGCAGGACGAGCACGTGGATTACGTGGAGAGCTACAATGTCATCGAGAAGCTGGCCAAGAAGTTCCAAGAAGCCTTCTGCGGTTCGCGGCCGGGAGGGGCGGAGCCGAGAGGCCTAGGGGCGGGGCTTAGACAGAGGGGTTGACCCTGGGCTTGACTAATTCTGGGGATCTGTGGTGCCAATCTCAAGAGCCCAGCGGGGATGGTGGAGTTGGGGTGAAGCAGGGATGGAGACAAGAGAATAAGTGTGGGAGGGCAGGTCTGGGGGGCAGAGCATTGCAGGAGTGGCAGGGTGGGCTTTGGGCGGGACTAGGTTGGAGGTGGACTGGAACAGGGTGACCGGCTAGGGACTGGCGAGATCAGAGAGCCAGGTCGCTTAGTGGGTGTCTGTTAGCATAAATATCAGGAACTGTTAGCATCAGTTCAGGGGTGAGGCCGAGGGTTAAGGCCTCCATGACTTAGGAGTGGAACTCAGAACAGAACAGCCAAAGGGGCCCTGCTCCCGTGGCCATTATCCTCCCGGGCCTTTGGTTTTAGCAGCAACATTAGCCCCTTCTTTGGGCCCTTTATTCTGACTGTAGTGATTCCACCCTGGGCTGAGAGTGTGGGATCTGGGATCTatccagtttgtgtgtgtgtgtgtgtgtgtgtatgtgtgtttcattttccttgaatGTGCAAAAGGACCGATCTTCATGGTCAGAGAGAAGCATTTTGGCCACGATGTCCGAGCATTTGTGACTGTGATATCTgaacctcctcttctctccccagtgGTGTCCGACCTGTGTGCCACAGGGGATCACGATTGTGAGCAGCTGTGCGTCAGTTCTCCTGGCTCCTACACCTGTGCCTGCCATGAGGGCTTCACCCTGAACAGCGACGGCAAGACCTGCAATGGTGagtgggctgggggcaggggcgAGGTGGGAGATGGCGGGGACCGGCTGCTCCCCAGGACACCCATCTGAGACACCCCGCTCGGCTTCTGGACCAGTCTACAAGGCAGACAGCTGCCTTCTGGTAGGCAGAGCCTGTTAACTGTGGAAGGTTCTCTCCTGACTCCAGACCTTCTCAACACACTAGGTGGTGGGTGTGTGAGGTAGCAGGAGGCACAGATCCTGAGGTAAAATCTTGGTGCCACTGGTTTTGAGTTGTGTCATTTACCAGATGTTTCCTGATAGGAACATGGGACCAGGAGCTCTGGCTTTGTAGAGGGAATCCTGAGATCCAGAGATACAAGATAGCACTGAGCCCAGTGCTAGTCCGTGGTTGAGTGTCCAGCCAATAGTGGCCACCGATGATGAATAGTCTCAAGCTTTCTCTCCTTGTCACCGTGTCCTCCCTCCACAGTCTGCCATGGCGGTGGAAGCGGCGCGGCCACCGACCTGGTCTTCCTCATCGACGGATCCAAGAGCGTGCGGCCTGAGAACTTTGAGCTGGTGAAGAAGTTCATCAACCAGATTGTGGACACGCTGGATGTGTCCGACAGGCTGG
Above is a window of Mus pahari chromosome 6, PAHARI_EIJ_v1.1, whole genome shotgun sequence DNA encoding:
- the Matn1 gene encoding cartilage matrix protein, with translation MKVTSGPAFALCSLLLLLLLLQVPDSLALAPQPRGHLCRTRPTDLVFVVDSSRSVRPVEFEKVKVFLSQVIESLDVGPNATRVGLVNYASTVKPEFPLRAHGSKASLLQAVRRIQPLSTGTMTGLALQFAITKALSDAEGGRARSPDISKVVIVVTDGRPQDSVRDVSERARASGIELFAIGVGRVDKATLRQIASEPQDEHVDYVESYNVIEKLAKKFQEAFCVVSDLCATGDHDCEQLCVSSPGSYTCACHEGFTLNSDGKTCNVCHGGGSGAATDLVFLIDGSKSVRPENFELVKKFINQIVDTLDVSDRLAQVGLVQYSSSIRQEFPLGRFHTKKDIKAAVRNMSYMEKGTMTGAALKYLIDNSFTVSSGARPGAQKVGIVFTDGRSQDYINDAARKAKDLGFKMFAVGVGNAVEDELREIASEPVADHYFYTADFKTINQIGKKLQKKICVEEDPCACESILRFEAKVEGLLQALTRKLEAVSGRLAVLENRII